The segment CGACATCTGGCCATCCACCGAGGAGATCAACGAGTTCGCCGAAAAATATGTGACGAAGAAGATCTTCAAGAGCCGCTACGCCGCCGTCTTCGAAGGCGACGCGCACTGGCGCAAGGTGAAGGTGCCGGACGGCGAGACCTATCGCTGGGACATCGGCTCGACCTATGTGCAGAACCCGCCCTATTTCGAGGGTCTGACCAAGGAGCCGGTGCCGGTAACGGATATCGTCAACGCCCGCGTGCTCGCGCTCTTCGGCGACAAGATCACGACCGACCACATCTCGCCGGCCGGCTCGATCAAGGCCGCCTCGCCGGCCGGCAAGTTCCTGCTCGAACATCAGGTGTCGCAACAGAACTTCAATCAATACGGCACGCGCCGCGGCAACCATGAGATCATGATGCGCGGCACCTTCGCCAATATCCGCATCAAGAACTTCATCCTCTCCAAAGCCGATGGCAGCGTGCCGGAAGGCGGCCTGACCAAGCACTGGCCCGACGGCGAGGAACTGTCGATCTATGACGCGGCGATGAAATATCAGGCCGAGGGCGTGCCGCTCGTCGTGTTCGCCGGCGCTGAATATGGCAATGGCTCCTCGCGCGACTGGGCGGCCAAGGGCACGCGCCTGCTCGGCGTGCGCGCCGTGATCGCCGAGAGCTTCGAGCGCATCCATCGCTCGAACCTCGTCGGCATGGGCGTGCTGCCGCTCACCTTCGAGCCGGGCACGAGCTGGAAGTCGCTCGGCCTCAAGGGCGACGAGCAGGTGACGATCCACGGCCTCGGCGACACGCTGAAACCGCGCCAGACGCTCGAGGCGCTCATCAAATATGCCAACGGCACCGAGAAGAAAGTGCCGCTGCTCAACCGCATCGCGACCGAGGATGAGCTTGAGTACTTCAAGAACGGCGGCATCCTGTCCTACGTCCTGCGCCAGCTCGCTGCGGCGTAACGCAGAAACATCTGACGGAAACAGCGATGGCCGGGCTTAGCCCGGCCATCTTTTTTCCGCGCGAGCGGAATTTCGAGCAAATAGCCGGCGTACTTGCCCCCACTCTCCCAACCTGCTTAAAACCCCGCCGACAGCAGGAGCAGAATATGTCGGTCAACAAGCTTTTCGTTTTGCCGGGCGACGGCATCGGTCCCGAAGTGACGGCCGAAGTCGAGAAGATCGCCAATTTTCTCACCAAGGAAGGCATCGCCCGTTTCGAGATCGAGCGCGGCCTCGTCGGCGGCGCGGCTTATGATGCGCATGGCGTCGCCATCAGCGAGGACGACATGGCGCGCGCTGGCGCCGCGGACGCCATTCTGCTCGCCGCTGTCGGCGGCCCAAAGTGGGACAAGGTGCCTTACGACGTGCGCCCGGAAGCCGGTCTGCTGCGGCTGCGCAAGGACTTCAATCTCTATGCCAACCTGCGCCCGGCGATCTGCTATCCGGCGCTCGCCGACGCCTCCTCGCTGAAGCGCGAACTCGTGGACGGTCTCGATCTCCTCATCGTCCGCGAACTGACCGGCGGCGTTTATTTCGGCGAACCGAAACAGATCATCGATCTCGGCAACGGTCAGAAACGCGCCATCGATACGCAAGTCTACGACACTTACGAGATCGAGCGGATCGGCCGCATCGCCTTCGAACTCGCGCGCAAGCGCCGCAACAAGGTCACCTCGTCCGAGAAGCACAATGTCATGAAGTCCGGCGTCTTGTGGCGCGAGGTCATCATCGATCTGCACAAGCGCGAGTTCCCGGATGTCGAGCTCGAGCATCAGCTCGCCGACGCGCTCGGCATGCAGCTTGTGCGCCGGCCGAAGCAGTTCGATGTGATCGTCACCGACAATCTCTTCGGCGACATGCTGTCCGATGTCGCCTCGATGCTCACCGGCTCGCTCGGCATGCTGCCGTCGGCCTCGCTCGGCGCGGAAGACGCGAAGACCGGCCATCGCAAGGCGCTCTATGAGCCGGTGCATGGCTCGGCGCCGGATATCGCCGGCAAGGGTCTCGCCAATCCGATCGCAATGATCGGCTCATTCGGCATGGCGCTGCGCTATTCCTTTGGCCTGACGGAACTCGCCGACAAGCTCGAAGCCGCCATCGCCGGGGTGCTCGACAAGGGCCTGCGCACCGCCGACATCAAGGGCAATGCGCCGAAGGCGATCTCGACCTCAGAGATGGGCGACGCCATCCTGGCGGAGCTGAAGGCGCGCGTCTGATCGTCATTGCGAGGAGCAAAGCGACGAAGCAATCCAGAAATCGAAAGAGTGGATTGCTTCGCTTCGCTCGCAATGACGCGCAGAATTAGCCTAGCAACGGCCCCCAGGCTGGGTCTGACGCATAGGATGGCGTCGGCACCTTGAATTCGGCGCGGCCGAAAACGTCGATCATGAAAATATGCGGCCCGGATTCGCCGCCCGGGTCGCGGAAGAACATCAGGAACAGACCGTTGGGCGCCCAGGTCGGGCCCTCGTTGTGGAAGCCTTCGGTGAGGATGCGCTCGCCCGAACCGTCCGGTTTCATGACACCGATGGCAAAGGTGCTGGTCTTCTGCTTGGTGAAGGCGATGTAGTCGCCCTTCGGCGACCAGACCGGCGTCGAATACGACCCTTCTCCGAACGAGATGCGCTGCGCGTCCCCGCCCGAGGCCGGCATGACGTAGATTTGCTGACTGCCGCCACGGTCGGACTCGAAGACGATCTGCGAACCGTCCGGCGAGAACGAGGGCGCGGTGTCGATGGACGACGAATTCGACAGCCGCGTCGATGCGTGCGAGGCGATATTCATCTCGTAGATGTTGGTGACGCCGTTCTCCTCCAGCGACAGGACGACGTTCTGCCCGTTCGGCGAGAAGCGCGGCGAAAATTCCATGCCGGGGAAATTGCCGACGACCTGCCTCTGGCCGGTCTCGATATTGAGCAGCAGCACTTTCGGATCGCCGGCGCCGAACGCCATATAGGTGATCTGCTGCGAGGACGGCGAGAAGCGCGGCGTGACGACGAGGTCCTGTCCGCCCGTCAGATAGCGCACATTGGCGCCGTCCTGATCCATGATCGCAAGGCGCTTGCGGCGGTTCTCCGCCGGGCCGGTTTCATCGACGAATGCGACGCGCGTATCGAAAAAGCCCTTCTCGCCGGTGATGCGCGAGAAGATCGCATCCGAGATGATATGTGCGACGCGGCGGGAATTGTTGGGATCGGTGACATATTGCTGGCCCGCGACCTGCGCACCGGAATTCACGTCCCAGAGACGGAACTCGGTCTGCAGCCGGCCCCCATCGCCCGCGCCGCTGCGCCCGGTGACGACGAATTGCGTATCGATCGCCTTCCAGCCGTCGAACTGCGGCGCCTGGTCGGGGTTGCTGATCTGCTGCGGGAAACGGCCGGGATCGACCGGCGCGAGAAAGACCGAGCGGCTGAAATTATTACTGATGATCGACGCGATATTCGGCCCCGCATCGCCGGCGAATTGCGTCACCGCGACATTGACCGGCTTGAAATTGCTGCCCGGCTTGACGTTGAAATATTGGTCCTGCGCAAAGCTGCTCCGCGGGAGCAGGAGGCTGGACGCGACTCCGGCAAGAAGCCCGGAGGCAGTACGCCGCGTGAGAATAAGAGGCATGAATGGGTCCGCTGGTTGGCGTCGAGCTATGAATGAAAATTGCGGCGATCAAAGGGAAACGGCCTCGCGTCGAGGCGCAAGGCGCGCGGGCTACATCGTATCGTCTTCGAACCGGACGATTCGATTCCTCCACTCGTCGTAATAGGGCTTGAAGCGATCCGGCACCGGCAGCGGATCGCATTTGCGCACCGCGCGCATGGCGCTATCCGCCAGCGCCTGCCAGGACGGATCGTCCGGCGGGTTGAGCAATGTCGGGTCGGCCGCGAGCGAGCCGTCGAGATTCAGCGGCACGCGGATTTCCGGCACATATTTCGGCCCCTGCGGCACCGTTATCGGCTGAATCCAGCAGCCCTGGAACTGGTCCTGGAACCAGCCTTCCATGGCCGCTTGAAGCGACGGTGACATGCGCGGCGCGCTCGCGGTCGGCGAGCCGAGCGAGGCAAGCTGCTGCAGCCGCGCGCCGGTGGAGGCGCGGCGGGACGGCGCCTCGTGGCTCAGCAGCCGGCTGATGTCGTCGGCATCGAAGTGGCGCGGCGGATCGTGCGTGTCGTCGCCCGACTTCGGCTTGCTGGCATGATGCTCATGCACCTTGGAGGGCTTCGGCGGGGCATCGTCCAGCAATTTGGCGATCTGGTCCGGCTTGAACTGCGGCGGCTTCTGCGCCTCGACCTTGGGCGGCGGCGGTTTCTTCGGCAGAATCTTGGGCCGCGGCGGCGGCAACGGTTCGTCCGCCGTCGTATCCGGTGGCGGCTTGGCCTCGATGGGTGGCACCGGGAGCAGCTTGGCCGCTGGCGGCGGCGGCGCGGCGGCGTCAGCGGGCGGCTTCGGCGGCTCGACCTTGTCGTCCTGGCCCGGATCGGCGATGCGCTTCAGCGGCGGCGGCGGTGTCGGCACGTCGCGCTTGGCATCGGCGATCGGCGGCTTGGGCTTTAAGTCCTCGGTCGTGGCGACCTGATCGACATGCGGATGCTCTTGCACCGTCTTCGCCGACTTGTCGCCCTTGACGATCTGATTGACGTCGGAATCGGTCACGAGATCGACCGGCACCGTCTCCTGCACGTCATCGAATTTCGGACTATATGAAAAGGAGATGAGCATCGCCGCGAGCAGAGCCACATGCGCGGCGCCCGAAGCGATATATCCGGGTTTTCCCGATGCATCATCCATCGCGGCTCAATTGCCCAGTTGCTCTTGCGCTCAGTTGCTCTTGACCGGCTCTGTGACGAGGGCGACCTTTTTGTAGCCGGCAGTGGTAATCAGCGACATGACTTCGGCGATCTTGCCGTAACTCACGTCGTTGGAGCCGCGCACATAGATCCGCTCGTCGAAGCCGTCCTTGGCGGCCTCTTTCAGCTTGTCGACGAGTTGGTCCATCGTCACCGGCTCGTCCATCACGAAGATCGCACCCTTCTCGTCGATCGCCACCGACAGCGGCTTCTGATCGAGATTGAGCGCGGACGCCTTGGTGTGCGGCAGATCAATCGGCACGCCCGTCGCGAGCAGCGGCGCGGCGACCATGAAAATGATGAGCAGCACGAGCATGACGTCGATGAACGGCGTCATGTTGATGTCGGCCATCGCCTTGTACCGCGGGACGCCGCGACGACGGCGACCGCCACCCCGGCCTTGCGCGACGGACATACCCATGCGCTGTTCTCCTTATCAAACGGCCCGCCGCAGAGCGGGCGCAAATTATGCCGCGCGATCGCGCGCGCCGTGCTGATCGATCTGACGCGACAGGATCGATGAAAATTCGTCGGCGAAGCCTTCGAGCCGCGCCTGCTTCTTGGCGACGTCGCCCTGCAGCTTGTTGTAGGCGATGAGCGCCGGGATGGCGGCAAAGAGGCCAATGGCGGTGGCGAACAGGGCTTCGGCGATGCCGGGCGCGACAACCGCGAGCGAGGTATTCTTCGACGCCGCGATCGAGCGAAACGACGTCATGATGCCCCAGACCGTGCCGAACAGGCCGACGAACGGGCCCGCCGAGGCGACAGTGGCGAGGACCAGCAGATGCGATTCGAGCTTCTCGACCTCGCGGGCAATCGACACGTCGAGCACTTTTTCGACGCGCGTCTGCAGGCCCATGAACGAACTCGCCGTGGATTGCACCGAGCGTTTCCATTCGTGCATGGCGGCAACGAAGAGCGTCGCCATGCCGGTCGTCGGCCGCGAGGAGAGGTTGGCGTAAAGCTCCTCAAGCGAGTTGCCCGACCAGAAGACTTGCTCGAAACGGTCCATCGCCCGCTGCACTTTGGCGAAGAGCAGCGTCTTGTTGATGATGATGGCCCAGCACCAGACCGATGCGCCGAGCAGGCCGAGCATGACGATCTTCACGACGATATGCGCCGAGAGGAACATGCTCCAGAGTGAGACTTCCGTTGCTGGCGAGGCAACCGCTGCAGCGACATCAGTAGGGTTCATTCAGTTACGTCCTTGCAAAGCAGCGGTCGAAATGGCCGAAATCATCTACGGGCCCCGATGCGCCAGAAACCGGGGCGGCACCCCGGCCACGCCAAAACCGCTCAAAGACTGTCCAACGGGCGGTTCAAAAGCTTCGGGAGAATGCCTTTGATAAATCGGAACTTCTTGATCGGACCGGCGGTTAACTCACTCCTCCCCCGGAATTCCGTCATTTCTTGGGCTTCCGGCCGGTCCATGTCACTAAAATGCGACGCATTTAGTTGAGCCATCAGCACCGTTAAGAATGGGTTACGAAGCGCCGCGACGGGTCCCGCAGGCGGCATTTTCGCAAAACCCGTGCCTATGGCCGGCTTGGGTGCGCCAATTTGGCAAGAATCTCGCCCGGCAGCCGCTGCGCCCGGCCAGCCGCGACCGCGGCGACCCGCACATCGGCCGTCACCAGAAGCTCGTCACCACGCAAAATCCGCTGCGCCATGTCGATCGAGGCGCCGCCCATCCTGGCGACATGCGTCTCCACGCTGATGAGATCGTCCATCAGCGCCGCCTTGAGATAATCGACGCTGAGCCGCCGCACAGCGAAGGCGAGCGGCGCCGGACCGGCGAACAGCGCCGACTGATCGACCCCGCAGGCGCGCAGGAACTCGGTGCGGCCGCGCTCCAGAAAGCGCAGATAGGCGACATGCTGGACAACACCGGAGAAATCCGTGTCCTCGTAATAGATGCGGACCGGCAGGCGATGCAGGCGGGGAATTTCGGGCATGGGCGGGATGATCCGGGCGATCGGACGATGCCGATTCGGTTTTTGCTCTTCTGGAAACTTATGGTACCGTAAAGAAACTCTCTCTCTTAGCAAACTGCCCGGTGGCGCAAGCAATGTACAGCAGCATCACCCAAGACATTCAGGTCACAGTCGAACCGGAATTTGTTCCGGAGCGCTCGGACGCGGAACAGGCGACGTTTTTCTGGGCCTATACTGTCGAAATCGCCAACCAGGGCGATCAAACCGTGCAATTAACTGCCCGGCACTGGAGAATCATGGACGGCAACGGCCGGACGGAAGAAGTGCTCGGCACCGGCGTCGTCGGCGAGCAGCCTGTCCTCAAGCCGGGCGAAAGCTTCCGTTACACATCCGGTTGCCCCCTTTCGACGCCATCGGGCATCATGACCGGCACCTACCGCATGGTGGCGGAAAACGGCGAAGTCTTCGAGGCGGAAATCCCCGTCTTCTCGCTCGATTCGCCCTATGTGGTCCGGGTTTTGAATTAACGCAGCTTTCTCCGGGCCGTCCGGCAGCGCCGCTTTGCGCGGCTGCTTTTTCATTGATCATTGGAGACATCGTGTCAGACCGCCGCATCGATTCCACCGACAGGCTTGCGGCGACACTCGACATGCTGGCGCGGCTCGCAGCGTTCGACACCGAGAGCGTGAAATCCAACCTGCCGCTCATTGCCGATGTCGAGCACTATCTGCAAGCTCATGGCGTCGATTACGTCAAAGTGCCGAATGCGGCGGGCGACAAGGCGGCGCTGTTCGCCACCATCGGCCCGAGCATCGACGGCGGTG is part of the Methylovirgula ligni genome and harbors:
- the ybgC gene encoding tol-pal system-associated acyl-CoA thioesterase, which codes for MPEIPRLHRLPVRIYYEDTDFSGVVQHVAYLRFLERGRTEFLRACGVDQSALFAGPAPLAFAVRRLSVDYLKAALMDDLISVETHVARMGGASIDMAQRILRGDELLVTADVRVAAVAAGRAQRLPGEILAKLAHPSRP
- the apaG gene encoding Co2+/Mg2+ efflux protein ApaG, whose translation is MYSSITQDIQVTVEPEFVPERSDAEQATFFWAYTVEIANQGDQTVQLTARHWRIMDGNGRTEEVLGTGVVGEQPVLKPGESFRYTSGCPLSTPSGIMTGTYRMVAENGEVFEAEIPVFSLDSPYVVRVLN
- a CDS encoding ExbD/TolR family protein gives rise to the protein MGMSVAQGRGGGRRRRGVPRYKAMADINMTPFIDVMLVLLIIFMVAAPLLATGVPIDLPHTKASALNLDQKPLSVAIDEKGAIFVMDEPVTMDQLVDKLKEAAKDGFDERIYVRGSNDVSYGKIAEVMSLITTAGYKKVALVTEPVKSN
- a CDS encoding cell envelope biogenesis protein TolA, with the protein product MDDASGKPGYIASGAAHVALLAAMLISFSYSPKFDDVQETVPVDLVTDSDVNQIVKGDKSAKTVQEHPHVDQVATTEDLKPKPPIADAKRDVPTPPPPLKRIADPGQDDKVEPPKPPADAAAPPPPAAKLLPVPPIEAKPPPDTTADEPLPPPRPKILPKKPPPPKVEAQKPPQFKPDQIAKLLDDAPPKPSKVHEHHASKPKSGDDTHDPPRHFDADDISRLLSHEAPSRRASTGARLQQLASLGSPTASAPRMSPSLQAAMEGWFQDQFQGCWIQPITVPQGPKYVPEIRVPLNLDGSLAADPTLLNPPDDPSWQALADSAMRAVRKCDPLPVPDRFKPYYDEWRNRIVRFEDDTM
- the tolB gene encoding Tol-Pal system beta propeller repeat protein TolB → MPLILTRRTASGLLAGVASSLLLPRSSFAQDQYFNVKPGSNFKPVNVAVTQFAGDAGPNIASIISNNFSRSVFLAPVDPGRFPQQISNPDQAPQFDGWKAIDTQFVVTGRSGAGDGGRLQTEFRLWDVNSGAQVAGQQYVTDPNNSRRVAHIISDAIFSRITGEKGFFDTRVAFVDETGPAENRRKRLAIMDQDGANVRYLTGGQDLVVTPRFSPSSQQITYMAFGAGDPKVLLLNIETGQRQVVGNFPGMEFSPRFSPNGQNVVLSLEENGVTNIYEMNIASHASTRLSNSSSIDTAPSFSPDGSQIVFESDRGGSQQIYVMPASGGDAQRISFGEGSYSTPVWSPKGDYIAFTKQKTSTFAIGVMKPDGSGERILTEGFHNEGPTWAPNGLFLMFFRDPGGESGPHIFMIDVFGRAEFKVPTPSYASDPAWGPLLG
- the tolQ gene encoding protein TolQ, with the protein product MNPTDVAAAVASPATEVSLWSMFLSAHIVVKIVMLGLLGASVWCWAIIINKTLLFAKVQRAMDRFEQVFWSGNSLEELYANLSSRPTTGMATLFVAAMHEWKRSVQSTASSFMGLQTRVEKVLDVSIAREVEKLESHLLVLATVASAGPFVGLFGTVWGIMTSFRSIAASKNTSLAVVAPGIAEALFATAIGLFAAIPALIAYNKLQGDVAKKQARLEGFADEFSSILSRQIDQHGARDRAA
- the leuB gene encoding 3-isopropylmalate dehydrogenase, whose translation is MSVNKLFVLPGDGIGPEVTAEVEKIANFLTKEGIARFEIERGLVGGAAYDAHGVAISEDDMARAGAADAILLAAVGGPKWDKVPYDVRPEAGLLRLRKDFNLYANLRPAICYPALADASSLKRELVDGLDLLIVRELTGGVYFGEPKQIIDLGNGQKRAIDTQVYDTYEIERIGRIAFELARKRRNKVTSSEKHNVMKSGVLWREVIIDLHKREFPDVELEHQLADALGMQLVRRPKQFDVIVTDNLFGDMLSDVASMLTGSLGMLPSASLGAEDAKTGHRKALYEPVHGSAPDIAGKGLANPIAMIGSFGMALRYSFGLTELADKLEAAIAGVLDKGLRTADIKGNAPKAISTSEMGDAILAELKARV